The Kribbella sp. NBC_00662 nucleotide sequence GGGTCAGGATCTGGAAGGGACGCAGATCCAGTGCGACTCCGTTGTCCTGCAGGTCCCGGTCCGCGAGGTGGCGCTCGAGGAGATCCACCTCGGTGGCCGAGGCCGCCTGGAAGGACGGCGTGATGGTGGCGCGCGAGCGGCCGCCGGTGGACTCGTACAGGCGGACGATCACGTCGCCGGACTTGTCGTCGGCGAGCTTGATCGCCTCGACGATGACGTTGTCGTTGTCGAGGGCAACGATCGGCTCGACGCCGTCGGCACCGGTGACGACGCGCTCGGGGAGGTTGATCGCGTAGCCCTCCTCGATCGCCTCCGGGATACCGGCGCCGACCACCAGCGCGTGGTTCACGACGTGCACGCCCTGGTCGGTCTTCGGGTCGGGGAAGCGCGGCGCGCGGATCAGCGACGTACGGATCGTGGTCGTCGTACCGCCGTCCGCACGCGCGGTCCGGTTGATGTCGTGACCGTACGTCGAGTCGTTGACCACCGCGACGCCGTACCCGGGCTCGCCGACGTGCACCCAGCGGTGTGCCGCGATCTCGAACTTCGCCGCGTCCCACGAGGTGTTCTGGTGGGTCGGCCGGAAGATGTGCCCGAACTGCGTCTCCGACGCCGACCGGTCGGCGTGGACGTCGACCGGGTACGCCGCCTTGAGGAACTTCTCGGACTCGTGCCAGTCCATCTCGGTCTCGATGTCGACCCGCTTGGTGCCCGGGCGGACCCGCAGCGTCTGGGTGACGGTGGACCGGCCGAACGAGCGATTCACCACGACGACGGCCTCGTCGTCATCGACCCTGAAGTCGACGCTGTCGACCTCGGTGACGTCGCGGACGTTGTTCTTGTAGAACGAGTCGACGTCCCACGCGTCCCAGTGGTTCGGCGTGTCCACATGCAGCTGGAGAAGGTTGCCTACGGCACCCGGTGCGATGACCTCGCGGTCCGCCTCGACGTCGTACAGCGAAGTGATCAAACCGCGCTCGTCGATCGTGACCCGGATGAGGCCGTTGTCGATCACGCCGTTCTCGACGGTGACCGCCGCGCCGGCTGTGGTGGCGACGCCCGCACCGAGGCCGGCGACGCCGTTGCGGCCGTGCGGCGCGGCGTTGAACACGATCTGCTCGTCACCCTTGCCGGCCAGAGCCTGCTGCGCGCGGGAGATGATCGCGTCGAGCTCGTCGGCGATCTTCGCGTAGGTTCGCTCGGCCTCGCGGTGCACCCACGAGATCGACGAGCCCGGCAGGATGTCGTGGAACTGGTGCAGCAGCGCGACCTTCCACAACCGGTCCAGGTCCTCGTACGGGTACGTGTCGAGCTTGCCCGCGACGACGGCGGCCGTCGTCCACAGCTCGGCCTCGCGGAGCAGGTGCTCGGTCCGCCGGTTGCCCTGCTTGGTCTTGGCCTGCGAGGTGTACGTGGCCCGGTGGATCTCCAGGTAGAGCTCCCCGGACCAGACCGGAGCGTGCTCGCGGTACTCGTCCTCGGCAGCGGTGAAGAACTCGGTCGGGGACTCGATCGTCACCTTCGGCGAGGACTCCAGGTCCTTCACCCGGCGCGCGGTCGCGACGAACTCACGGGTGGGGCCGCCACCGCCGTCGCCGTACCCGAACGGGACCAGCGAGCGGGTCGCGGCGCCGTTCTCCTGGAAGTTCCGCTGCGCGTGCGCCAGCTCGCGACCGGACAGGTCGGAGTTGTACGTGTCGATCGGCGGGAAGTGGGTGAACACCCGGGTCCCGTCCAGGCCCTCCCACCAGAAGGTGTGGTGCGGGAACTTGTTCTCCTTGTTCCAGGAGATCTTCTGGGTCAGGAACCACTTCGAGCCGGACAGCTTCACCAGCTGCGGCAGCGCCGCGGTGTAGCCGAACGAGTCCGGCAGCCAGACCTCCTGGGTGTCGATCCCGTACTCGTCCAGGAAGAACCGCTTGCCGTGCACGAACTGCCGGGCCAGCGCCTCGCTGCCGGGCAGGTTGGTGTCGGACTCGACCCACATGCCGCCGACCGGAACGATGGTGCCCTCGGCAACGGCCTTCTTCAGCCGCTCCCAGACCTCCGGGTAGTTGTCCTTCACCCAGGCGTGCTGCTGGGCCTGCGAGAACGCGAAGACCAGCTCCGGGTACTCCTCGGCCAGCGTGGCGACGTTGGAGACCGTCCGGGCGACCTTGCGGCGCGTCTCCCGCAGTGGCCACAGCCACGCGGAGTCGATGTGCGCGTGCCCGACCGCGGACAGCTGGTGCGCGCTGGCGTGCGCCGGGCGGCTGAGTACGTCGGTCAGCTGCGCGCGGGCGGCCGCGGCGGTGCCGGCGACATCCTCGTAGTCGAGCGCGTCCAGCGAGCGGCTGATCGCGCGCAGGATCTCGCGCCGGCGGGGCTCCTGGGCGGACAGCTCGTTCTGCAGGCTGTTCAGCGCCTCGAGGTCGAGGATCAGGTCCCACACCTCGGCGTTGAACACGGCCAGGTCGGCCCGGGTCAGCGTGTAGATCGGGGTCTCACCGAGCTTCTCGCCGATGTCGACCTTGGCGTAGGCGTTGTCGAGCGGGATCTCCGGGTTGGCGGCCGCCTCGACGTAGAACTCGATCGAGTCGCCGGCCGAAGCCGCCGTACCGTCCGGGCCGAGGATCGAGAGCGGGGCGTAGGTCTGCCGCGGGTGCAGGCCCTTCAGCGGCTTGCCGGAGGTGGTGTGCACCAGGCCCTCGGCGGAGAAGCCGGGGCCGCCGCTGAAGCCGAGGTCGATGACCGCCTCGATCTCACTGCCGGCCCACTCGGACGGGACCTGGCCGCTGAACCTGAACCAGGCGGTGCCCCAGGCCGGACCCCACGGCAGGCCGATCTCGGCCTTCTCGTAGGTCTGCGCGAGTGCTTCGGCGGGGGACACGGGCTCACCAGGTGCGTGCCACACCTCGATGTCCAGCGGGACCGCCGCGCCGTAGATCGCGGGGCGGAGCCGCTCCCGCAGGGCGCGCCTGAGCCGCTCCTCGATGAGTTGACGGTCGTCGTGCACGAAATCAGCCTCCGGGGAAGATCCTCACGCGGCCGCTACGGCCGCACGGATGACAACGCTGTCACACCTACCCCTGGCCCGTCCAGACGCAGTTTGGCCACGGTATCCAGACCGCATCCAGGCTTACCTGTCGGTAGCGGTTCGGTTGCGGCCGCGGGCACGGCTACCCCGGAGGCCCGGTTGTTGTCTAAGTTGTCTGCATGGATCGCCCCCGCCTGCTGACCCCTGCCCGGCCGACTGGGATGACCAGACGCAGTGTTCTCGGCTTCGGAGCCGCCGCCGCGTCGGCATTGCTGGTGCCCGGCTGCTCCCGCGGCCGTGCGGACGAGCCCGCGCCCGCCGCTGCCGGAACCTTCGTCACCGGCAACCCCGGCGGCGTCTACAACGTCTTCGGCGCGGCGCTCAGCGCGCTGGTGAGCGAAGTCACCGGCATGGAGCTGAAGCCACTGCCGAGCAACGGGTCGGTCGACAACCTGGCCAAGGTCGCGAGCCGGAACGCCGACCTCGGCTTCTGTACGTCGGACACGGCGCTCGCGGCGTACGAGGGCACCGGTCAGTTCAGCAGGGGCCCGCTGCGGTTCACCGCGCTCGCCCGGGTGTACGACAACTACGTGCACGTCGTCGTACCGATGGCCTCGAAGGCCAAGGAGCTGACGGACCTGAATCCGCCCGCGGACGACCCGACGGCGCGCAAGATGGTCGTCAGCGTCGGCCCGCGGAACTCCGGGACCCAGATCATCGCCGACATGATCCTGGACGTCGCCAAGGTCGACGTGAAGCGGGTCAACATGTCGCTGGAGGATTCGGTCGCGGCACTGATCCCGAAGGGCACCGCGACGCGCGGCTCGATCGATGCCTTCATCTGGAGCGGCGGCGTTCCGACAGAGCCGATCGCGCAGCTGCAGAGCACGCTCGGCTTCCGGCTGCTGGACATCGGGAAGTTCGCCCAGACGATCGCGCTGAAGGAGTTCGGCGGGTTCGTGGTGTCGTCGATCCCGCCCTCGCAGTACGGCCTGGCCAGCGCGGTACAGACGCTCGCGGTGCCGAACTACCTGATCGCGAAGCCGGGTCTGTCCGACTCGTGGGCCTGGTGGACGGTCAATACGCTGTTCCGCCGCCAGAACGACCTGATCAAGGACCACCCGGAGGCCGGCGCCCTCGACCCCCGCTCCGCGATCTCCACCATGCCGGTCCCGCTACACCCGGCTGCCGAGCGCTGGTACCGCCAGAACCACATCTGAGCCACCCCGCCCTCCTGGCCGCGGGGACGGTTGTCCCGTGGTGTTGCCGGTTGTCAGGTCTTGTGAGGACGGGAGAACCGGCAAGAGCAGGGGATAACCCCTGGTCAGACGTCGTAGTCGTCGATCAGCGGGACGCGGACCTCGATCACCAGGCCGCCGCCGATCGGCGGGCGGGCGACCACGCGGCCGCCGACGCGGGCCGCCTCGGAGCGGACGATCGCGAGTCCGAGGCCGGTGCCCGGCATCTCCCGGTGGTGCGCGCTACGCCAGAACCGCTCGCCGACCTTCTTGAGGTCCCGTGAGCCGAGCCCGAGACCGTGGTCGCGGACCGACATCACGACCTCGGTGCCGTCCCGGGTGACCGAGACCTCCACCGGCGGGGCGCCGTACTTGGACGCGTTGTCGAGCAGTACGTCGAGGATGTCGTCGACCTCGAGCTCCGGGGCGACTCCGCCCGGGACCATCTCGCCGACGATCAGCTCCAGGTCGTCGGCGGCGTACACAGCCTTCCAGCCGACCAGGCGTTCCTTCACCGCCTGGGCGAGGTCCAGCGGCTCTTCGTTGCCTTCGGCATCGGCTGCCGAGGGGCGGTCGGAGCCGGCCAGGCGGGACAGCCGCTGGACGATCCGGCCGAGCCGGTCGATGTCGCTGAGCGCGAACCGCGCGGTCGGCGACAACCGGGACAGGCCCTCGATGTGGATCCGGGCCGACGTCAACGGCGTACGCAGCTGGTGCGACGCGTCCGCGACGAATTCGCGCTCACGCTGGCGGGCCTGGTGCAGGCTCAGCGCCATCGAGTTGAAGCTGTCGCCGAGGCGACGCAGCTCCGGTGCACGACCGTCCGTGGACACCCGGGTGTCGAGTGCGCCGCGGGTGATCTGGTGGGTCGCGTTGTCGAGGTCCTGCAGCGGCCGCAGCACCCAGCGGGTGATCGGCCGGACGATACCGACGATGATCGCGCCGATGCTGATCAGCAGGCCGCCGAGGAGCAGCAGCAGTCCACGCTGCACCTGGTCGCGGGCGCTCTCGGTCGGCACCCGCAGTACGGCGGCACCGAGGACGCTGCCGTTGTTGACGACCGGACGGGACACGATCATCTCGCCGGAACGCCACGGCCACAGCGCGGGCGGCTCCGGCGGCAGCCGGCCGGCCAGCGTGCTGTGCAGCGCGGACGCGATGTCCGGCTCCTTCACGTCCACACCGGACACCGAGGTGGCCACGACGCGGGAGTCGACGTCGACGACGAAGACGGGCGTGTTGTACAGCTCCTGGTACCGGACTGCCAGCTCACGCAGGTTGGCGATGTCACCGGTCTGCAGCGGGGACTCCGCCATGGTGGCGAACCAGTCCGCGTCGTTGCTCCGGGACAGGAACAGCGTGCGCGACGTACTCGTGGCGATGAAGTTCGCCAGCGGGATCACGGCGACGATGGCCAGTGCGACCACCATCGGGACGAGGGACTGCAGTAATCGACGGCGCAACGGTCAGTCCGAACCCAGGCGGTAGCCGACGCCGCGGATGGTCTGCACCAGTTCTGGCCGGCCGAGCTTCGCGCGCAGGCTGGCGACGTGGACGTCCATGGTTCGCGAGGACGCCTCGAAGACCGACTGCCAGGCGTACAGCGCGACCTGTTCGCGGGGGACCACCCGGCCGTGGTGAGCGGCCAGCACTGCTAGCACGTCGAACTCCTTGCGGGTCAGGCTGATGGGCTTGTCCGCCACCTGAACCGTGCGGGCTTCGATATCCACGGTCAGGTCGCCGACGGTCACCCGGGGGCGGGGCTGCAAGAGACCGGTACGACGTAGTACAGCATCGATGCGGGCCAGCAGTTCGGAAATCGCGAACGGTTTGACCACATAGTCGTCGGCGCCGCTGCGCAACCCGCGCACCCGGTCCGCGGCCTCGCCGCGCGCGGTCACCGCGATCACCGGCACATCGGAGACCGTGCGGATCTGCCGGCAGACGTTGATGCCGTCCCCGTCCGGCAGTCCAAGGTCCAGCAGGACCAGGTCGCCGGGATCCGCCGCCAGGGCGTCCGCGGCGGTGCGAACGTGCGTCACCATCAGGCCGTAGCGCCGCAAAGCGGGTATCAGGGCATTGGCGATATCGAGATCGTCCTCGACCAGCAGAATCCGGACCGCGCCACTCATGCGGTGATCGTAGGCCAGGTCACGCCCTCATGTGTCAGATCTTGGTAAAGACGTAATCACGCGACTCCACGCAGTGTTCGGCAACATTAGCCTTCCGGACACAGGAGGGAACCAGTCGATGACTGTCGGTGTTGGCACGGGGGGCAGCGTCACCGCGCCCTCCGACGAAGAGCTGGCCGAGTACGAGCAGGAACGCCCGGCTCGGCGGCTCAGGCCTGCTCTGGACCTGATTCTTTCGGTCTGGTGCGCAATCGTCAGCGTCGGCGTGCTTGCACAGGTCTTCTTCCCACTACCACAAGGCACGCAGTTCTACTTGGTGATCTTTCTCGCAGCGGTTCTGCCGATCACGCTGCTGTGTTACCGCGGCTTTCGTCTTCCCGGCAAGGATCGCACGCATGACGATCCCGGAGTCGTCGACTGGATCCTCGCCGTCATCGCGTTGGCGGTGTGCCTCTATCCGCTCCTCGATTTCGACGCTTACCTGGAGCGGCGTCAGGCGCCGACCGCGCTGGACGTGGTCGCCGGAGCGGTGCTGCTCGTGCTGCTGCTCGAGGCGTGCCGTCGTACGACGGGCTGGGTGCTGCCGGTGTTCAGCCTGGTGTTCATCGCCTACGCGTACTACGGCGGCTACCTGCCGTACACGTGGTCGCTCGCCCACCAGGGCTTCAACTTCGACGCGATCATCGCGCAGTTCACGATGGGGACGGCGGGGTTCTACGGGACACCGTTGAGCGTCGCGGCGTCGTACATCGTGCTGTTCACGATCTACGGCGCGGTGCTCGACTACTCGGGCGCCGGCAAGTTCTTCATCGACCTCTCCTTCGCGGCCTTCAAACGCAGTCGTACTGCGCCTGGTCGCACGGTCACGCTCGCGGGCTTCCTGCTCGGCAGCGTGTCGGGCTCCGGTACGGCGACCGCCGTGTCGCTCGGAACCGTGTCGTGGCCGATCCTGCGCCGGGCCGGCTATCCGCCCGAACCGGCCGGCGGAATGCTCGCCGCATCCGGGATCGGCGCGATCCTGTCGCCGCCCACGCTCGGCGCGGCGGCATTCATCATCGCGGAGTTCCTGCAGGTGTCGTACCTGAAGGTGCTCGGGTTCGCGGTGATCCCGACGATCCTGTACTACCTCGGGATCCTGCTCGCGATCGAGATCGACGCCCGCAAGCACGGGACGACCTCGGCGGAGACGTCTACGGATTCGGCCTGGCGGTTGCTGCTGCGGTTCGGGTACCACTTCCTCTCGTTGTTCGTGATCATCGCGTTCATGGCGGTCGACGTACCGCCGTTCAAGGCCGTGGTCTACGCGGTGATCATCCAGTTCGGGTTGTCGTTCCTGGACCGTGAGCATCGGCTGACCGGTCGGCCGTTGTTCAAAGCGCTTGCCCAGGGCACCCGTTCGGTGCTGCCGGTGGCGGCGACCTGTGCGACCGCGGGCGTGATCGTCGCGGTGACCACGCAGACCGGGCTCGGGCTGAACCTGGCCGAGATCATCGTCAACGCCGCGCACGGACTGACCACGAATCCGACCGCGGTGCTGATTCTGACCGTGGTGCTGTCCGGGTTCGCCGTACTGATCCTCGGGCTGGCGGTGCCGGTGACCGCGTCGTTCATCATCGCGGCGGTGATCATCTCGCCGGCGCTGGTCAACCTCGGCGTGACGCAGCGCGAGGCGTACATGTTCATCTTCTACTACGCCGTACTCTCCGAGGTCTCACCGCCGACCGCACTGGCCGCGGTGGCGACGGCCGCGATCACCGGCGGCAAGGTGATGCCGACGATGTGGCAGGCTTGGAAGTACACGCTCCCGGCGTTCCTGGTGCCGTTCGCGTTCGTGCTCACCGACAACGGCGCCCACCTGCTCGGTCAGGGATCGTTCATCGGGATGGTGTGGACGACGCTGGTGTCGATGCTCGCCGTCGCCGCGCTGGCCGTCGTGACCGGCGGCTGGGTGTTCGTCCGCGCGACCTGGCTCGAGCGAGCGGTCTGCGTACCGGCGGCGGCGTTGCTGCTGTACCTCGCGCCCGTAACCATCACGGCCGGAATCTGTTTGCTACTTGTTGCCGTCGTCATCAATCTGGTCCGGCGGCAGCGCCAGGCCTCTTCCGTGGAAGGAACCGTTGCCTCATGAGACTCCGCACCACTGTTGTGGCGCTTGCTGCTGTCGTCTCGCTGGCCGCCTGCGGCGGTCAGCGTGAACCTGCCGGGTCCTCGGACGGCGGCGGGCGACTGACGATTGCCACCGGCAACACGACGGGGGTGTACTACCAGCTCGGCGGTGCGCTGGCCTCGGTGATCTCCTCGAAGGTGTCGGGATATCGCGCGACCGCCAGCGAGACCGGTGCCTCGGTGCAGAACATCCAGGGTCTGGTCGCGGGCAACTACGACATCGCCTTCTCGCTCGGCGACTCCGCGTCGGACGCGGTCAAGGGTGAGAACAGCTTCAAGGACAAGCAGGACGTGGTCGCGCTGACCCGGCTGTACAACAACTACACGCAGGTCGCCGTCCGGACGTCGGCCGGGGTCAACTCGATCGCGGATCTGAAGGGCAAGCGGGTCTCGACCGGTTCGCCGAACTCCGGGACCGAGGTGATCGCGCGCCGGCTGCTGGAGGCGGCGGGGCTGGACCCGGCTCACGATGTGACTGCCCAGCGGCTCGGGCTGCCGGAGTCGGTGGACGCGATGAAGTCCGGCTCGATCGACGCTCTGGTCTGGTCCGGCGGTCTGCCCACCGGCGGGATCACCGACCTGACCACGAGTATGGGCAAGGGCGTGAAGCTCTTGCCGATCACGGATCTGCTGCCGAAAATGCAGGAGAAGTACGGCTCGATCTACACGCAGGCGCCGATCCCGGCCGCGACGTACAAGCAGGCGGCCGACGTACCGACGATCGTCGTGCCGAACGTGCTGCTGGTCCGCAAGGACATGAAGGACGAGCTCGCCGAGCAGCTGACGAAGGTCATCTACGACAACATGGATGCGCTGGTCGCGGTGAACGCGGCCGCGAAGGGCATCACGCTCGAGAACGCGGAGAAGACCGACCCGGTGCCGCTGCACCCCGGCGCGAAGAAGGCGATCGACGGGCTGAAATAGCAGCTTGCCGGTTTACGAGTGGGCACCGGACCCCAAGGGGTCCGGACCGGCTCGTGACCAGCTCACAGACCGTCCTCCCCCGCACACCAGGCGCAGCGGGGGAGGACGCAGGGCCCGTCTCCGCACTCCAGGCGCAGCGGTGACGGGACCGATGCCGGCCCCACAACCAGGCGCAGTGAGTGCCGGCAGACCGGGTCCACCCAGCGGAGGCATCCGTCAGGTGGGCCCGGTCACCTTTGTCTAGTGGGGTTTGTCCTCGTGCGGCATCGCCGTTCCGTACAGGTAGTGCGACAGCGCGGAGTCGCGCTTGGGGTGGGCGTGGTACTTGATCGGAACCACGCGTCCCTCGGCGCTGTCCCACGCGGTGTCGGCCATCCGCCACATGCGGTGCGCGATCCGGCCGGCCATGCCGGTGTGCGGGGAGGACGGGTGCGCGCGGGTCGGCGCGACCTCCTCCGCCTCCAGCAGGTCCTCGGTCAGCGTGTTCACGTCGGAGCCGTCGAGCTGCTCACAGATCTGCCGGCTGTACGTCGCCTCCATCTGCTCGTGCTCGCCGAGTAGCCGGTCGATGTGCTGCCACAGGTCGCCGTGCTGGAGATGCACGAAACGACTGTCGCCGTACTGCCGTCCTTTGAGGAAGCGCAGCGAGCGCTCCAGTTCCTTGGCGTTGCCGACGTACCTGGTGACCATGGCTGCGCCGTCAGGAAGACGCCGGACGTGCGGGAGGAGCACGTCTTCCGCGGCCGCCAGGTGCTGTGCGGCGATGGCGTAGAACCAGTCCGTCTGGTGCCTGTGCTCAGGGTGGGCCGCATCCCGGTGATGCGCCGGCTCGGCCAGCTCCCGGATCTTCGCGTGTTCGTAGGTCAGGGCCATTTCGAGCGTCGAAGCGGTCATCTCAACCACCTCCAGGGGGTCTACTCCAGCGTGTGCCCAACCCGGCAGGACCGCAACCACCCGACCCCGCTCCGTAACCTTCCGGCAAGGCTGGCGAGCTCGACGGCTCCGCGGACAGCTGTGCTCGGACGACGAAGCGCCCGCCGCAAGGGGTACGGCGGGCGCTTCAGCTCGGTCAGCTACGGGGCTGGTGAGGTGCGGGCTGGTGAGGTGTCGGCTGGTGAGGTGCGGAGCTGGTCAGCTGTCCGAGCTCTTCTTCCAGAGGTTGATGCCGGCTTCCACCGCGTCGGCGTCGATGGCCTCGAGCTCCTCGGGGGAGAACTTCAGGTTGCGGACCGCGGCCAGGTTGTCCTCGAGCTGGGCGACGCTCGAGGCGCCGATCAGCGCGCTGGTGACGCGGTCGTCGCGGAGCGTCCACGCAAGGGCCAACTGGGCGACGGACTGGCCGCGCTCCTGGGCGATCTCGTTGAGGGCGCGGACGTGCTTGAGCGTGTCCTCGGTCAGCGAGTCCGGGCTCAGCGACTTGCCCTGCGCTGCCCGGGAGTCCGACGGGATGCCGTCGAGGTAGCGGTCCGTGAGCACGCCCTGCGCCAGCGGCGAGAACGCGATCACGCCGACACCGAGCTCGCCGACGGCGTCGAGCAGGTCTTCCTCGATCCATCGGTTGAGCATCGAGTAGGAAGGCTGGTGGATGAGCAGCGGCGTACCGAGCTCGCCCAGGATCCGGGCAGCCTCGCGGGTGCGATCCGCGGAGTACGACGAAATTCCGGCGTACAGCGCCTTGCCCGAGCGGACCGCCGCGTCGAGCGCGCCCATCGTCTCCTCGAGCGGGGTGTCGGGGTCGAACCGGTGCGAGTAGAAGATGTCGACGTAGTCCAGGCCCATCCGGCTCAACGACTGGTCGAGCGAGGCGAGCAGGTACTTCCGCGAGCCGCCGCCCTGACCGTACGGCCCCGGCCACATGTCGTACCCGGCCTTGGTCGAGATGATCAGCTCGTCGCGGTACTTGCTGAAGTCCCGCGCGAAGTGCGTCCCGAAGTTGGTCTCGGCCGAGCCGTACGGCGGGCCGTAGTTGTTCGCCAGGTCGAAGTGCGTGACGCCGAGGTCGAACGCCCGCCGCAGGATGTCGCGCTGCGTCACGAACGGCTTGTCGTCGCCGAAGTTGTGCCACAACCCCAGCGAGATCGCCGGCAACAGCAGCCCACTCCGGCCCGTCCGCCGGTAACTCATCTGGTCGTCATACCGGCCTTCAGCCGCCACATAATCAGTCACGGGACCCCAGTCTGCCCCATCCCCAACCATTCGCAAACCCCTTGTTTTCAAGCAGAAACTCCACAACTGACACCAAGAACCCAGCCTTCTTGATCGGTGGTCAGGTGAGGTCGCGCCAGGGGTCGGGTGGGGTGGTGGTGAAGAAGTGGAGGATGCCGAGGAGGCGGCCGGCGGTGGGAGCGGTCCAGTGGCGTTGTCCCGGCCACGGTGGGGCAGGGAGTTTGGCGAGCGCCCAGGAGAGGTGGAACCAGAGGATCGCGGCGGCCAGCTCCTCCTCGGAGTCGGGGGACTGTTGGGCGTACGCGGGGAGCAGCTTGGTCACCTGGTTCAGCGGGAGCTTGGCGAACTCCATCGCGCGTGGGGCCCAGGCGGCGTCGCCCCAGTCGATGAGGGCGCGGAGTTCGTTGCCGGGGCCGACGAGAAGGTTGTGCGCGGCAACGTCTCCGTGGATCAGCACCTTGGGAGCGCTGTCGTCGAAGCGCTCCGCGAGCCGGGTGAACCAGCCGGTCAGCCAGTTCGCCGTCGCCGGATCCACATACCCGCGGGTGGCGAGATCGTCGACGATCCGCCACGGATCACCCCAGTCATCCTCCGGCACCCCTGGGATCGCCACGCTGAGCCCGGGCTTCCCGGGCACTCCGGGTATCGCTGGGCCGGGCCCGGGCAGCTCGGGTGTCAGGGTGGGGTCGGGGGTGTGCTGGAGCTGGTGGAGGCGGGTCAGTTGTTCGGCCAGGGCGGTGGGGGCGTCGGTTGGTTCGGCGCCGTGGATTCGTTGCATCACGACGTACGGAGCGGCCAGGAGTTGGTGGGTCTCGTCGTATTCGAGGATTTCGGGGGTCAGGACGCCTACGAGGCGGGCGGCGGGGACGACGTGGGTTTCTTTGCGGAGGTCGGCCTCGTAGCCGGGGCGGGATGCCCGGAGGAACAGGTCGTCGCCGAGGACGAAGGCGCGGTTGGCGACACCGCCCGCTACCTCTTTCACCTGGCCGGGGTCGATGTCGTGGCGGCGGGCGACAGTGGTCACC carries:
- the mgrA gene encoding L-glyceraldehyde 3-phosphate reductase; the protein is MVGDGADWGPVTDYVAAEGRYDDQMSYRRTGRSGLLLPAISLGLWHNFGDDKPFVTQRDILRRAFDLGVTHFDLANNYGPPYGSAETNFGTHFARDFSKYRDELIISTKAGYDMWPGPYGQGGGSRKYLLASLDQSLSRMGLDYVDIFYSHRFDPDTPLEETMGALDAAVRSGKALYAGISSYSADRTREAARILGELGTPLLIHQPSYSMLNRWIEEDLLDAVGELGVGVIAFSPLAQGVLTDRYLDGIPSDSRAAQGKSLSPDSLTEDTLKHVRALNEIAQERGQSVAQLALAWTLRDDRVTSALIGASSVAQLEDNLAAVRNLKFSPEELEAIDADAVEAGINLWKKSSDS
- a CDS encoding phosphotransferase family protein, yielding MTTVARRHDIDPGQVKEVAGGVANRAFVLGDDLFLRASRPGYEADLRKETHVVPAARLVGVLTPEILEYDETHQLLAAPYVVMQRIHGAEPTDAPTALAEQLTRLHQLQHTPDPTLTPELPGPGPAIPGVPGKPGLSVAIPGVPEDDWGDPWRIVDDLATRGYVDPATANWLTGWFTRLAERFDDSAPKVLIHGDVAAHNLLVGPGNELRALIDWGDAAWAPRAMEFAKLPLNQVTKLLPAYAQQSPDSEEELAAAILWFHLSWALAKLPAPPWPGQRHWTAPTAGRLLGILHFFTTTPPDPWRDLT